A window of Roseiflexus castenholzii DSM 13941 genomic DNA:
TCTCGCGCGACGCCATTGTCGGGTCCCTTGCGCCTCGCGCCTCTCCACAAATGCGAGATAAATCTCGCGCTACGCCATTGTCGGGCTCCTCACCCCTCTCACCTCTCACCTCCCCACAAATGCGAGATAAATCTCGCGCTACGCCATTGTCGGGCTCCTCTCACCTCCCCACAAATGCGAGATAAATCTCGCGCTACGCCATTGTCGGGCTCCTCTCACCTCTCACCTCGCACCTCTCCACAAATGCGAGATAAATCTCGCGCTACGCCATTGTCGGGTCCCTCTCACCTCTCACCTCGCACCTCTCACCTCGCACCTCTCACCTCCCCACAAATGCGAGATAAATCTCGCGCTACGCCATTGTCGGGCTCCTCACCCCTCTCACCTCGCGCCTCTCCACAAATGCGAGATAAATCTCGCGCGACGCCATTGTCGGGCTCCTTGCGCCTCGCGCCCCGCGCCTCTCATCACCTCGCGCCTCGCGCCTCGCGCCTCGACCCTCGCCCCTACACCAATCCGGTTGTCTCATCCAGCCCAAACATCAGGTTCATGTTCTGGATCGCCTGACCAGCAGCGCCTTTGACCATATTGTCTTCACTGGAGACAACGATGAGCAACCCCGGTCGCGCCAGGGTCAGCGAGATAGCGCAGACATTCGTGTCTGTTGTGTGCCCCAGAGTCGCCAGCGCGCCCGCCGACAGCACCCGCACGAATGGTTCGTCAGCATACTGCTCACGGTACAGCGCGCGCACCCGATCCTCACTCCAGTCGTCCGGTATGCGCAGGTAGATCGTGCTCAGGATACCGCGGCTCACCGGCAGCAACTGCGGCGTGAACACGATCTCCGGCGCCACGCCGCGCGCGATCCGCTGCGCTTCCTGGCGCATCTCGCCAACATGACGGTGAACCTGCCCGATACTGTACGGCGCAAGATTCTCGTTCACTTCGACGAAGTGCGTATTCTGCTTCGGCGCGCGCCCTGCCCCCGACACTCCCGACTTGGCATCGACGATGATCAGCGGGTCGGTCAACGCGCCGGCCATGAGAAGCGGCGCAACACCGAGCAGCATACCGGTCGGATAACAGCCAGGATTAGCGATCAGCATCGCGCCGCGCAGCGCCGCGCGGTTGAGTTCCGGCAAACCGTAGGGCGCCGGCAGCAATTCGGGCGCGGGATGATCGTGCCCATACCAGCGCCGGTAAGATTCGGGCGTGGCCAGTCGAAAATCGGCGGAGAAATCGATCACACGCACGCCAGCCGCGCGTGCGCGCCGCGCCATCTTTCCCGCAGCGCCGTGCGGCAACGCCAGAAAGACCAGATCGACATCGCCGAGCGGCGCTTCGTCGGGCGCAATCAGTGGTGTATCGAGCGGACCGGGAATGACATCGGCGAGCGATGCTCCAGCCGACGACTCGGAAGCGGCGAAGACGACGCGCACTTCCGGGTGACGCCGCAGCCAGCGGAGCAGTTCATACCCGGCATAACCGGTTGCGCCAAAAATACCGACGCGGATCATACACCCTCCAAAGAAAAGCCCTTCGGACCATTTCTGTGTCCGAAGGGTGTATCATCACGTTGACGCTTTTCTTGCCCGATACACTCGTGCTGCGCACGCGCGGCTAACCCTCCAGACCGGTGCGACCCGGACGACGGAAGCGACGCAGTGTGCACAGATTGTTGTGCGCCTGACTCATAGTGAAGGTAATCATAGCGCCGATTATGCCGGTTGTCAAGTCGCCAAACACATTGGCGCCGGGCATTCGGGGCGCCGCCGCGCGGGCGCGGGCGCGCCCTTTGTTCGTTCAGCCCGATGGTTTCCCATTGGGCGGGCGCCCTCATCTGCTTATGCGAACCTGTCAGTGGTTCTGAATCAGTATGCTACACTGTGTCCGTTCTTAAACCATCAGGAGGCACCCCATGAGCGCCATCTACAATTTCAACGCCGGTCCGGCGATCCTCCCTGCACCCGTGTTGGAACGTGCGCAGCGTGAATTGCGCGATTACCAGGGTCGCGGGATGTCCATTCTCGAGATGAGTCACCGTTCGCCGGAGTATGAGGCGATCAACACTGAAGCAGCGGAACGCCTCAAACGTCTGCTTGGCGTCGGCGAGGAGTATCATGTGCTCTTCTTGCAGGGCGGCGCCAGTATGCAGTTCGCTATGCTGCCGCTCAATTTTTTGCCACCGGGCGCGTCGGCAGATTACATCCTCACCGGCGCTTGGGCGGAAAAGGCATTTGAAGAAGCAGGGCGCGTCGGTCAGGCACGGGTGGCTGCCAGCACTGCCGAAACAGGCTACCGCAACATACCGTTACAGGCGGATCTTGTGCTCGACCCGCATGCCGCGTATGTCCACATCACCAGTAATGAGACGATCCAGGGCGTGCAGTGGCACACCTGGCCCGCTGTCGGAGACACGCCGCTGGTCGCCGATATGAGCAGCGACATCCTTTCGCGCCCCCTCGAGACGCAGCGCTTCGCGCTGATCTATGCCGGCGCCCAGAAGAACCTGGGTCCCGCCGGGGTGACGATTGTGGTGATTCGTGACGACTTTCTCCGCCGCGCGTCGTCGAACCTGCCGGTGATGCTGCGCTATGCTACGCACGCGAAAAACCGCTCGCTCTACAACACGCCGCCGGTGTTCGCGGTCTACATGGTGAACCTGGTGCTCGCATGGATCGACGAACAGGGCGGACTCGCCGCTATTGCAGAGCGCAATCGGCGCAAAGCGGCGACGCTCTACCGGGTGATCGACGAGAGCAGCGGATTTTATCGCGGGTATGCCGCGCCGGAGCATCGCTCGCTGATGAATGTCACCTTCCGCCTGCCGGACGAGACGCTGGAGAAGCGGTTCGTCGCCGAAGCGACCGCGCAAGGCATGGCGGGGCTGGCAGGGCACCGATCGGTCGGCGGTATTCGCGCGTCGATCTACAACGCCATGGGACAAGACGGGTGCGATGCACTGGCGGCGTTCATGACCGATTTCATGCGCCGGAATGGCTAGAGAAGGATTGCGCCATGCCGCTCCCTGCCGATTATGTTGAGCGTGTCTATGCTGGTGTGCTGGGGAAGATCATTGGCGTCTATCTGGGGCGTCCGTTCGAGGGTTGGACGTATGACCGGATAATGGCGGAGTTGGGGGAGGTCTGGTACTATGTTCATGAGCAGTGTGGTGTGCCGTTGGTTGTGACCGATGATGATCTTTCCGGCACGTTTACGTTCCTGCGGGCGCTGCCGGACTATGGAAACACGCGCGAACTTTCCCCAACGCAGATCGGAGAGACCTGGCTGAACTATATTATCGAGAACCGCGCCATTCTCTGGTGGGGTGGCATGGGGCGCTCGACGGAACATACCGCGTTTCTCCGTTTGAAGCATGGGATTGCTGCGCCCCACAGCGGATCGGCGGCGCTGAATGGGCGGGTGATCGCCGAACAGATTGGGGCGCAGATTTTCATCGACGGTTGGGCGATGGTTGCACCCGGCGACCCGGAACTGGCTGCCGATCTGGCGCGGCGCGCCGCGTCGGTCAGTCACGACGGCGAGGCGATCTACGGTGCGCAGGTGATTGCAGCAATGGAGTCGCTGGCGTTCGTCGAGCGCGATCTGCACGTCCTGATCGATACCGCTGTCAGGTTCATTCCACACGACTCGATCATCTTTCGCCTGATCGCCAACCTGCGCGAGTGGCGCGCTCGCTTCCCGGACTGGCGCGTCGCGCGTGAGCAGATTGCGGCGCAGTATGGCTATGATCGCTATCCCGGCAATTGTCATATCGTCCCCAATCACGCGCTGATCATGCTGGGGTTGCTCTATGGCGAGGATGACTTCCAGAAATCGCTCATGATCACTGCGACTGCCGGGTGGGATACCGACTGTAACGCGGGGAATGTCGGCTGCCTGCTGGGGATCAAGAACGGTTTGGCCGGCATCGACGCCGGTCCCGACTGGCGCGGTCCGATTGCAGATCGGCTATACCTGCCGACTGCCGATGGCGGTCGAGCCGTCACCGACGCGGTGCGCGAGACGTTTGCCGTGGTCAATATCGGCAGGGATCTGGCAGGCGAGACCCCGCTTGCGCCCAAGCATGGCGCACGCTTCCACTTTGCGTTGCCGGGGAGCGTCCAGGGTTTCATCGTTGACGACAGCGCCGACTCCAGAGAAACGCTTTCGCTCGAAAACGTCACCGGGCAGAGCGTCTGCGGGGATCGGTGTCTGGCGTTGCGTTATCGCCATCTGGCGTTAGGGCGCGCGGCGCGCGCGGCGACGGCGACGTTTCTGTTGCCCGAAACACTGCGTATGCCTGGCTATGCCATGCTTGCCTCCCCAACTCTCTACCCTGGACAGAACCTCAGCGCGCGCGTATGCGCTGATCGATCAAATCCCACGCCGGTACAGTGCCGCCTTTACCTGCTGGTGTACGACTCCTGCGATGCCATCGTTCGGAAGTATGGCGACGCGACGACATTGGCGCCGGGATCGGAACACGTCTTTGCCTGGCGCGTGCCGGATACCGGCGGTCAACCGATCGCAGCGGTCGGCGTCGAACTGCGCGGACGCGGGCACGGAACAGTGTACCTCGATTATCTGACCTGGGAAGGCACGCCAGAAGCGACCTTCGGTAGACCGGCAGGCGGCAGTATGTGGCGGCGCGCCTGGGTGAACGGAGTCAGCGCATATGAGCAAGGGGCGAACGAACCCTATCGCCTGATCCAGAACGAGGGCACAGGACTGCTGATCCAGGGAACGCGCGAGTGGCGCGACTACCGTGTGTGCGCCGTCGTGACGCCGCACCTGGCGGAAGCGTTTGGCTTGGGAGCGCGCGTGCAGGGTATGCGCCGCTACTATGCGCTTCTGCTGACACGCACAGCGCAGCGCAACAGCGTGGTGCAGTTGGTGCGAGTATGCCACAGCGCGACGTTGCTTGCCGAAGCGTCCTTCGCCTGGGCATACGAGCAGCCATACATCTTCGACCTCTGCGTAGTTGGGCGCGATCTGATCGGCGTCGTCTATGCGCCCGATGGCGCCAGCGCCACCATTGCTGCCCAGGACGATCTGCTGGACGGCGGCGGCATTGCCCTGGTGCTGACCGAAGGGCATCTCAGCGCCGATCAGGTCACAGTGCGCGTCGGGTAAGGCGACGGTCATAGAATAGGTCGTTTCGCAGGAATGCCAACGGCACGCGGGTAGGCGGCAGGCGTAGGGGCGACTTTGACAATGACCACCAGCGTCCGCAGTTCGACACCGGGTATCTCCACCGGCTCGACGCCGATCACCTGACCGCCAAGCCGGGCAATAGCGATGCGCGCGCGTACAACCTCGTCATCGATGGCGCTTCCCTTTGGCGCCAGAAACCGTCCGCCAATGCGACAGAGCGGCAGACCGTATTCCACGAGTGTCGCCAGTTCCGCCACGGCGCGCGCAGTGACGACATCGTACTGTTCGCGGTGCTGTGGGTCGCGTCCCACAACCTCGGCGCGAGCGGTCACCACGGTCACATCCCGCAGATCGAGCACAGCCACGATATGCTGAAGGAATGCGGCTTTCTTGCCGACGCTTTCCACAAGGGTGACGTGCAATTCGGGGTGCAGTATCTTCAGCGGCAACCCCGGAAACCCCGCCCCGCTACCGATATCTATCAGGCGAGACGGCGTATCGCCCCAACTCAGCGCGCAGCGCAGCGAGTCGAGGAAATGGCGGGTGACAATCTCGCGCTCGTCGGTGATCGATGTCAGATTGACGCGCATATTCCAGGCGCGGAGTTCGGCGCTATAGCGCGCGAATTGTTCGATCTGGCGCTGATCGAGGCGCAAACCCCAGGATGTCGCAATCCGCAAGAGTTCGTCCATACTATGGCTAACCGGTACGAAGATCACCGGTACAATCCATTCGCCTCAATATAGGCAACCACGGCGTCCGGCGTCTGGTAACGGATGGGTCTACCCTGCGCGACACGCTGGCGTAGATCGGTGCTGGAAATATCGAGGCGCGGGCCATCGATCTCAATCAGGCGTGCTGGCAACTGTGGAAGAACCTGTGACAGGTGCGACAGATCGACCGCAGCACCGGGGCGAGCAACACCGACGATATGCGCCAGCTCCAGGATGCGTCGAACCTCGCGCCAGCGTGGCAGGTCCGCCACTGAGTCTATCCCAAGAATCAGATAGAGATCATTGAGTCCCTGTTCGTGGAGGAGTTGCAGAGTAACAGATGTATACGACGGATCGGGGCGATCGATCTCGATGCGAGAGACTTCAAAGAATGGATTATCGGCGCATGCCAGGCGCGCCATGGCGAGGCGATGCGCCGGCGATGCCACACTCCCACCCGGCTTCAGCGGCTGCTCCCGCGCAGGAATGATCAACACACGGTTCAACCGAAGGAGAACGCGCACCTCCTCGGCAATCGCCAGGTGCCCGTAGTGGATCGGATCAAACGAGCCGCCAAGAATACCGGTGCGCCCACTGGTCATGCCTGGTCAATCTCGTATTCGATCTCAGCGCCTTCCTGGAGCAGATTCCACACCAACCAGGAGAGTGCCCGCCGATCGCGGCGGTCGAGGGTGTCCGTATAGGGGTGGATAAGCTCGATAATAT
This region includes:
- the argC gene encoding N-acetyl-gamma-glutamyl-phosphate reductase, with the translated sequence MIRVGIFGATGYAGYELLRWLRRHPEVRVVFAASESSAGASLADVIPGPLDTPLIAPDEAPLGDVDLVFLALPHGAAGKMARRARAAGVRVIDFSADFRLATPESYRRWYGHDHPAPELLPAPYGLPELNRAALRGAMLIANPGCYPTGMLLGVAPLLMAGALTDPLIIVDAKSGVSGAGRAPKQNTHFVEVNENLAPYSIGQVHRHVGEMRQEAQRIARGVAPEIVFTPQLLPVSRGILSTIYLRIPDDWSEDRVRALYREQYADEPFVRVLSAGALATLGHTTDTNVCAISLTLARPGLLIVVSSEDNMVKGAAGQAIQNMNLMFGLDETTGLV
- the serC gene encoding 3-phosphoserine/phosphohydroxythreonine transaminase, translated to MSAIYNFNAGPAILPAPVLERAQRELRDYQGRGMSILEMSHRSPEYEAINTEAAERLKRLLGVGEEYHVLFLQGGASMQFAMLPLNFLPPGASADYILTGAWAEKAFEEAGRVGQARVAASTAETGYRNIPLQADLVLDPHAAYVHITSNETIQGVQWHTWPAVGDTPLVADMSSDILSRPLETQRFALIYAGAQKNLGPAGVTIVVIRDDFLRRASSNLPVMLRYATHAKNRSLYNTPPVFAVYMVNLVLAWIDEQGGLAAIAERNRRKAATLYRVIDESSGFYRGYAAPEHRSLMNVTFRLPDETLEKRFVAEATAQGMAGLAGHRSVGGIRASIYNAMGQDGCDALAAFMTDFMRRNG
- a CDS encoding ADP-ribosylglycohydrolase family protein encodes the protein MPLPADYVERVYAGVLGKIIGVYLGRPFEGWTYDRIMAELGEVWYYVHEQCGVPLVVTDDDLSGTFTFLRALPDYGNTRELSPTQIGETWLNYIIENRAILWWGGMGRSTEHTAFLRLKHGIAAPHSGSAALNGRVIAEQIGAQIFIDGWAMVAPGDPELAADLARRAASVSHDGEAIYGAQVIAAMESLAFVERDLHVLIDTAVRFIPHDSIIFRLIANLREWRARFPDWRVAREQIAAQYGYDRYPGNCHIVPNHALIMLGLLYGEDDFQKSLMITATAGWDTDCNAGNVGCLLGIKNGLAGIDAGPDWRGPIADRLYLPTADGGRAVTDAVRETFAVVNIGRDLAGETPLAPKHGARFHFALPGSVQGFIVDDSADSRETLSLENVTGQSVCGDRCLALRYRHLALGRAARAATATFLLPETLRMPGYAMLASPTLYPGQNLSARVCADRSNPTPVQCRLYLLVYDSCDAIVRKYGDATTLAPGSEHVFAWRVPDTGGQPIAAVGVELRGRGHGTVYLDYLTWEGTPEATFGRPAGGSMWRRAWVNGVSAYEQGANEPYRLIQNEGTGLLIQGTREWRDYRVCAVVTPHLAEAFGLGARVQGMRRYYALLLTRTAQRNSVVQLVRVCHSATLLAEASFAWAYEQPYIFDLCVVGRDLIGVVYAPDGASATIAAQDDLLDGGGIALVLTEGHLSADQVTVRVG
- the rsmG gene encoding 16S rRNA (guanine(527)-N(7))-methyltransferase RsmG, with the protein product MDELLRIATSWGLRLDQRQIEQFARYSAELRAWNMRVNLTSITDEREIVTRHFLDSLRCALSWGDTPSRLIDIGSGAGFPGLPLKILHPELHVTLVESVGKKAAFLQHIVAVLDLRDVTVVTARAEVVGRDPQHREQYDVVTARAVAELATLVEYGLPLCRIGGRFLAPKGSAIDDEVVRARIAIARLGGQVIGVEPVEIPGVELRTLVVIVKVAPTPAAYPRAVGIPAKRPIL
- the nadD gene encoding nicotinate-nucleotide adenylyltransferase, with amino-acid sequence MTSGRTGILGGSFDPIHYGHLAIAEEVRVLLRLNRVLIIPAREQPLKPGGSVASPAHRLAMARLACADNPFFEVSRIEIDRPDPSYTSVTLQLLHEQGLNDLYLILGIDSVADLPRWREVRRILELAHIVGVARPGAAVDLSHLSQVLPQLPARLIEIDGPRLDISSTDLRQRVAQGRPIRYQTPDAVVAYIEANGLYR